From the genome of Patescibacteria group bacterium, one region includes:
- a CDS encoding O-antigen ligase family protein, translating into MYYVLLFLLYLCFSYLAWKNFNFVLCFIFLLLPTYRVQFEIFNIPFNFLSGLIWVLILIFFIKNFSAIPNIFKNIKEKLKNKDNIFYSLRRPIILILISSYIAVFVSSDYMKALGIFKSYFLESLFFFVILVSSLKDKKDIKRCIYFLQILAFLIFGLAIYQRLTGNLIFNTTDILEQNRVTTFFGYPNANGLILLPIFFLTFINLLSDKKIWLKIFNILTLILSFIVIYLAKSESAIIAIFAGLIIFAVFKIIKNKKFILISSISIIILAFLFPFVTKAPKTIDLPDAYQYNLKQKILLQDLSGQIRRQMYFETKNYLKDNIMFGAGLVGYQSKIIDYHKFDYVETFLYPHSIFLNIWVSLGLFGLVGFFWLSILFILKLVNDLSKTNFILLVTFLAIIIQGIVEVPYFKNDLSIIWWFVFAIYLINSKRNTNLSIDNY; encoded by the coding sequence ATGTATTATGTGTTATTATTTTTATTGTATTTATGTTTTTCATATTTAGCCTGGAAAAATTTTAATTTTGTCCTCTGTTTTATATTTTTGCTTCTTCCTACCTATAGAGTTCAGTTTGAAATATTTAATATTCCATTTAATTTTTTATCTGGACTTATTTGGGTTTTGATATTAATATTTTTTATAAAAAATTTTAGTGCTATTCCAAATATATTTAAAAATATAAAAGAAAAATTAAAGAATAAAGATAATATCTTTTATTCTTTAAGACGACCAATAATATTAATATTAATTTCTTCTTATATTGCAGTATTTGTTTCAAGTGATTATATGAAGGCACTTGGAATATTTAAGTCATATTTTTTGGAATCATTGTTTTTCTTTGTAATACTTGTTTCAAGTCTCAAAGATAAAAAAGACATAAAAAGATGTATTTATTTTTTACAAATCTTAGCATTTCTTATTTTTGGATTAGCAATTTATCAAAGACTTACAGGAAATTTGATATTTAATACAACAGACATATTAGAGCAAAACAGAGTAACTACTTTTTTTGGTTATCCAAATGCAAATGGTCTAATATTACTTCCAATTTTTTTCCTAACATTTATAAATTTATTAAGTGACAAAAAAATATGGCTTAAAATATTTAATATTTTGACTTTAATATTGTCATTTATTGTGATATATTTGGCAAAGTCAGAATCAGCAATAATTGCTATTTTTGCAGGGCTTATAATTTTTGCAGTTTTCAAGATTATAAAAAACAAAAAGTTTATTTTGATAAGTTCAATCTCAATTATAATTTTGGCATTTTTATTTCCATTTGTTACAAAAGCTCCGAAGACAATAGACTTGCCAGATGCATATCAGTATAATTTGAAACAAAAAATATTATTACAAGATTTGTCGGGTCAGATTAGAAGACAAATGTATTTTGAAACAAAAAATTATTTGAAAGATAATATTATGTTCGGTGCAGGACTTGTAGGGTATCAGAGTAAGATTATAGATTATCATAAGTTTGATTATGTTGAGACATTTTTGTATCCGCATAGCATATTTTTGAATATTTGGGTTTCTCTTGGATTGTTTGGGCTTGTTGGATTTTTTTGGCTCTCTATATTATTTATTTTGAAATTAGTAAATGATTTATCAAAGACAAATTTTATATTACTTGTTACATTTCTTGCAATTATAATTCAGGGAATAGTAGAAGTACCATATTTCAAAAATGATCTTTCTATAATATGGTGGTTTGTATTTGCAATATATCTAATAAACAGTAAACGCAATACAAATTTATCAATAGATAATTATTAA
- a CDS encoding flippase, whose product MFSTKKIAYNTIVQIIGKSINILIGVLAISYLTRYLSPSGFGQYTTVLTFLQMFSIFLDFGLYIVLLQELGKPDVDKDKCFSNILTLRIISGLSFFVIAPLIGFLFPYPMMIKFGILVVSIAFFFNSMIQVYVSIFQKEMVMHKIIIAETIGKIIFLLSIIFAIYLKGDLLLVLFANNIYSVVLFIIVVLYARKYIKYKWTIDLAYWKKIILISWPIAVTTILNLIYFKADTLILSIYSSDFQVGIYSAPYKILEVITGLPHMILGLVLPIFTFYYFQKQKEDLNRSIQKMFNLFVVMCFLIIVLFIAEAKGIIYFIAGPKYYLSVNILKVLIWPTVIIFFSSLFNYAIIAVEKQKKTILYFFITAIVSLIGYFIFIPRYGYWGAAYMTLFAESLITVFSYILLKKYTGWKIDFAIFIRTAIVSIFVYLILYFININFVLEIFIGTAIYCVLLVVFKVFSKDLIKELISFKKS is encoded by the coding sequence ATGTTTTCTACAAAAAAGATAGCCTACAATACGATTGTTCAAATTATCGGAAAGAGTATCAATATTTTGATTGGTGTTTTGGCTATTTCATATCTTACAAGATATTTATCTCCATCTGGGTTTGGGCAGTATACAACTGTCCTTACCTTTTTGCAGATGTTTTCAATATTTTTGGATTTTGGTTTATATATAGTTCTTCTTCAAGAATTAGGTAAGCCAGATGTTGATAAAGATAAATGTTTTAGTAATATATTAACACTTAGAATAATATCTGGGCTATCTTTTTTTGTGATTGCTCCGCTTATTGGATTTTTATTTCCATATCCTATGATGATAAAGTTTGGAATACTCGTTGTATCTATTGCGTTTTTCTTTAATAGTATGATTCAAGTTTATGTTTCAATATTTCAAAAGGAAATGGTGATGCATAAAATTATAATAGCGGAAACTATTGGTAAGATAATATTTTTGTTATCTATAATTTTTGCAATATATTTAAAGGGAGATCTGTTGTTGGTTCTTTTTGCGAATAATATTTATTCAGTGGTGCTTTTTATAATTGTAGTTTTATATGCTAGAAAATATATCAAATATAAATGGACAATTGATCTTGCATACTGGAAAAAAATTATTTTGATATCTTGGCCAATAGCAGTTACTACAATTTTGAATCTTATTTATTTCAAAGCTGATACGCTTATACTTTCTATATATAGTTCAGATTTTCAAGTTGGAATATATAGTGCGCCATACAAAATTTTAGAAGTTATAACAGGTTTGCCTCATATGATATTAGGTTTAGTTTTGCCAATTTTTACTTTCTATTATTTTCAAAAACAAAAAGAAGACCTTAATCGTTCTATACAGAAAATGTTTAATCTTTTTGTTGTGATGTGTTTTTTGATAATAGTATTATTTATAGCAGAAGCAAAGGGTATTATATATTTTATAGCAGGTCCAAAATATTATCTATCAGTAAATATTTTGAAAGTCCTTATATGGCCAACAGTAATAATATTTTTTAGTTCATTATTTAATTATGCAATAATAGCAGTAGAGAAACAAAAGAAAACAATATTATATTTTTTTATAACAGCGATAGTAAGTCTTATAGGGTATTTTATATTTATTCCAAGATATGGTTACTGGGGGGCTGCTTATATGACTTTATTTGCAGAAAGCTTGATAACAGTTTTTTCTTATATATTGCTAAAAAAATATACTGGCTGGAAAATAGATTTTGCAATATTTATAAGAACGGCTATTGTATCTATATTTGTCTATTTAATTCTCTATTTTATTAACATAAATTTTGTTTTGGAGATATTTATAGGCACTGCTATTTATTGCGTATTGCTTGTTGTGTTCAAAGTTTTTTCAAAAGACTTAATAAAAGAACTTATTAGTTTTAAAAAATCTTAG
- the recA gene encoding recombinase RecA, with product MDKQKAADAAMSQIQERFGQGSIMKMGSVHFTDVEAISTGCLSLDIALGVGGVPKGRVIEIFGPESSGKTTLAQHIVAEAQKAGGVVAFIDVEHALDPAYAKKIGVNIDDLILSQPDAGEEALEILETLIRSNALDVVIVDSVAALVPQAEIDGEMGDMQMGLQARLMSKALRKITPIVSKSRTVVIFINQVRMKIGVFFGNPETTPGGKALKFYSSIRIEVRRAAVIKKKEEIVGNRVNCKIVKNKVAAPFTTCQFDIMYNEGISLAGDVLDLGLKYEVINKSGNTLTFGEEKLGVGRENARLFLKENRKVLDAIKKEVLIKYKESREL from the coding sequence ATGGACAAACAAAAAGCTGCTGATGCTGCAATGAGCCAGATACAGGAAAGATTTGGTCAAGGTTCTATAATGAAAATGGGATCAGTACATTTTACAGATGTAGAGGCAATAAGCACAGGATGTCTTTCATTGGATATTGCACTTGGCGTAGGCGGTGTTCCAAAGGGTAGGGTTATTGAAATATTTGGACCAGAATCTTCTGGAAAAACAACTCTTGCCCAACATATAGTGGCTGAAGCACAAAAAGCAGGTGGAGTTGTGGCATTTATAGATGTAGAGCATGCTCTTGATCCAGCCTATGCAAAAAAAATTGGTGTAAATATTGATGATCTAATACTTTCTCAACCAGACGCAGGAGAAGAAGCACTTGAAATTTTAGAGACACTTATTAGATCAAATGCACTTGATGTTGTAATAGTTGATTCAGTTGCAGCACTCGTACCACAAGCTGAAATAGATGGAGAAATGGGGGATATGCAGATGGGTCTTCAAGCAAGACTTATGAGTAAAGCTCTTAGGAAAATTACTCCAATTGTTTCAAAAAGTAGAACGGTTGTGATTTTTATAAATCAAGTTAGAATGAAAATTGGTGTATTTTTTGGAAACCCCGAAACTACTCCTGGTGGAAAAGCATTGAAATTTTATTCATCAATAAGAATAGAAGTAAGAAGAGCAGCTGTAATAAAAAAGAAAGAAGAAATAGTTGGTAATCGTGTAAATTGTAAAATTGTAAAAAATAAAGTAGCAGCACCATTTACAACGTGTCAGTTTGATATAATGTACAATGAAGGAATTTCACTTGCAGGAGATGTTTTGGATCTTGGTTTGAAATATGAAGTAATAAATAAGTCTGGAAATACACTAACATTCGGTGAAGAAAAATTAGGAGTGGGAAGAGAAAATGCAAGATTATTTTTGAAAGAAAATAGGAAAGTGCTAGATGCAATAAAGAAAGAAGTCTTAATCAAGTATAAAGAATCAAGAGAATTATAA
- a CDS encoding helix-turn-helix domain-containing protein, which translates to MNSFRIRKINSDIGDRLRDVRLEKDLTLAECCLKCNIPIKYLKALENEDWKAIPGEVYLKSFLKRYCNFLGLNFKIYLNKYYKKNLNNLNDSGDKRVGIKKIILEYINPKNLRIFLGGFVILLFIVYIFFRINSYIKPPTLVVFQPKENLITSDNLTTIIGRTEKESMVYINGEVIDVSENGDFSIDVKLKYGLNKFDIITKRKHGRPNKKEVIILKQKDEGSFL; encoded by the coding sequence ATGAATAGTTTTAGAATAAGGAAAATTAATTCAGATATAGGAGATAGGCTTAGGGATGTTAGATTAGAAAAAGATTTGACTTTGGCAGAGTGTTGTTTGAAATGTAATATCCCAATAAAATATTTAAAAGCATTAGAAAATGAAGACTGGAAAGCTATTCCAGGAGAAGTATATTTGAAAAGTTTTTTGAAAAGATATTGTAACTTTTTGGGACTGAATTTTAAAATTTATTTAAACAAATATTACAAAAAGAATCTAAATAATCTTAATGATAGTGGAGATAAAAGAGTTGGTATAAAGAAAATTATTTTGGAATACATTAATCCAAAAAATCTGAGAATATTTTTAGGCGGGTTTGTAATTTTGCTTTTTATAGTATATATATTTTTTAGGATAAATAGTTATATCAAACCACCAACTCTTGTTGTATTTCAACCAAAAGAAAATTTGATAACATCAGATAATTTGACTACTATTATAGGTAGAACAGAAAAGGAATCTATGGTTTATATAAATGGTGAGGTCATAGACGTCTCAGAAAATGGGGATTTTAGTATTGATGTAAAACTTAAATATGGTTTAAATAAATTTGATATAATTACAAAAAGGAAACATGGTAGGCCCAACAAAAAAGAGGTAATAATTTTAAAACAAAAAGATGAAGGGTCGTTTCTTTAA
- a CDS encoding DNA translocase FtsK 4TM domain-containing protein: MSKRSRKRPSKKDNHKIFKKDYNNRDFLSSISPETKKAIFVFLILIVGFLSFLSLFDLSGAIGKYILFVMKIFVGWLYFLIPIVIIVLGYLSLNPGKYRIDLRHYIGIVLWFLSSTGFLNLILKTEDIIPKLKEGSGGGFLGMIFYWPIFKLAGFWGSFIILIGLFFISLFLTFNLSMKDLHLAEKFRSLFILKKEKIDDVEIGYEEDEVYVDKKKIINTKDVERAVEEKILIKEDSSNLEKIKSELMPLNKKIYKDIKIPMDLLSDQRTSPVSRDIESSKEKIKRTLANFNINVEMGEVNVGPTVTQFTLKPDESVKLSKISTLQDNLALSLAAHPLRIEAPIPGKSLVGIEVPNKVVSVVRLKEILSDPVFKNSDGHLVFALGKDVSGNRCVVDLVKMPHLLIAGATGSGKSVAINSLIVSLLYRLNPNELRLIMVDPKRVELSPYNGIPHLLTPVITKVDKTVNALKWAVAEMDRRYELLSSLNKKDIYLYNKSRTRPEDKLPNIIIIIDELADLMAVSPQEVESAIIRLAQMARAVGIHLVLATQRPSVNVITGLIKANITSRIAFAVASQIDSRTVLDASGAEKLLGKGDMLFTSAEYSKPRRVQGVFISEDEKERVIDYLKEQAEPEYLENVTENISTVVGFGGRTMSGDQDSLLAEAKAVVMRSDKASATLLQRRLRVGYARAARILDELEEIGVVGPANGAKPRDVLVTEENGVLDAKHYEDDSSEDDLMLTGQSQYNRNYEEEIDDYEDIDQEEIDDEDDFIKENVGNELERQADDLLERNEIIEEDSFEIDDEEDNK, from the coding sequence ATGTCGAAAAGAAGTAGAAAAAGACCATCAAAAAAAGATAATCATAAAATTTTTAAAAAAGATTATAATAATAGAGATTTTCTTTCTAGTATAAGTCCAGAAACTAAAAAAGCAATTTTTGTTTTTTTGATATTGATTGTTGGTTTTTTGAGTTTTTTATCTTTATTTGATTTATCAGGTGCTATTGGTAAATACATACTTTTTGTTATGAAAATATTTGTTGGTTGGTTATATTTTTTAATTCCTATTGTTATAATAGTACTTGGATATTTATCTTTGAATCCTGGAAAATACAGAATAGATCTTAGGCACTATATTGGCATAGTGCTGTGGTTTTTGTCTAGTACTGGATTTTTAAATTTAATACTTAAAACAGAAGATATAATCCCAAAATTAAAAGAAGGATCTGGTGGTGGATTTTTGGGGATGATTTTTTATTGGCCCATTTTTAAATTAGCGGGTTTTTGGGGTTCATTTATTATACTTATTGGCTTATTTTTTATTTCTTTATTTTTGACGTTTAATTTATCTATGAAGGATTTGCATTTAGCAGAAAAATTTAGAAGTTTGTTTATTTTGAAAAAAGAAAAAATAGATGATGTTGAAATTGGTTATGAAGAAGATGAGGTATATGTTGATAAGAAAAAAATAATAAATACAAAAGATGTAGAGAGGGCAGTAGAAGAAAAAATATTAATAAAGGAAGATTCTTCTAATTTAGAAAAAATCAAGAGTGAATTAATGCCACTCAATAAAAAAATATATAAAGATATAAAAATACCCATGGATTTGCTGAGCGATCAAAGAACCTCTCCAGTGAGTCGTGATATTGAATCAAGCAAAGAAAAAATTAAAAGAACTCTTGCAAATTTTAATATCAATGTAGAAATGGGTGAAGTAAACGTTGGTCCTACAGTAACACAATTTACATTGAAACCAGATGAGAGTGTAAAATTATCAAAAATTAGTACTTTACAAGATAATCTTGCATTGTCTTTGGCCGCTCATCCACTTAGAATAGAAGCTCCCATTCCTGGTAAATCTCTTGTTGGAATAGAGGTTCCAAACAAGGTTGTTTCTGTAGTTAGATTAAAAGAAATACTTTCTGATCCAGTTTTTAAAAATTCAGATGGACACCTTGTGTTTGCCCTTGGAAAAGATGTATCTGGAAATAGATGTGTTGTAGACTTAGTAAAAATGCCACATCTTTTGATAGCGGGTGCAACTGGTAGTGGTAAATCTGTTGCTATAAATTCTCTTATAGTAAGTTTGCTTTATAGGTTAAATCCAAATGAATTGAGACTTATAATGGTTGATCCAAAAAGAGTGGAGCTTTCTCCATATAATGGAATTCCTCATCTTCTTACTCCAGTTATTACAAAAGTAGATAAAACCGTAAATGCGTTGAAATGGGCCGTTGCTGAAATGGATAGAAGATATGAATTATTGTCTAGTTTGAATAAAAAGGATATTTATCTTTACAATAAATCAAGAACAAGACCAGAGGATAAATTACCAAATATTATTATAATTATAGATGAGCTTGCAGATCTCATGGCTGTAAGTCCTCAAGAGGTAGAATCTGCAATAATAAGATTGGCTCAAATGGCTAGAGCCGTTGGTATACATCTCGTGCTTGCAACACAACGTCCATCTGTAAATGTTATAACTGGTCTTATAAAAGCAAACATAACATCTCGAATAGCCTTTGCTGTTGCATCTCAGATAGATTCTAGAACAGTGCTTGATGCGAGTGGTGCGGAAAAACTTCTTGGTAAGGGAGATATGCTTTTTACATCTGCTGAATATTCAAAACCAAGAAGAGTGCAAGGCGTATTTATTTCAGAAGATGAAAAAGAAAGAGTTATAGATTATCTAAAAGAACAAGCTGAACCAGAGTATTTAGAAAATGTTACAGAAAATATTTCAACTGTAGTTGGTTTTGGTGGAAGAACAATGTCTGGGGATCAAGACTCTTTGCTTGCTGAAGCAAAAGCTGTTGTAATGAGAAGTGATAAGGCATCAGCTACATTACTTCAAAGAAGACTGAGAGTTGGGTATGCAAGAGCTGCACGAATACTAGATGAGTTGGAAGAAATTGGAGTTGTGGGTCCTGCAAATGGAGCTAAACCGAGAGATGTTCTTGTTACAGAAGAAAATGGTGTTTTGGATGCAAAACATTATGAAGATGATAGTTCTGAGGATGATCTTATGCTTACAGGGCAGAGTCAATATAATAGAAATTATGAAGAAGAAATAGATGATTATGAAGATATTGACCAAGAAGAAATTGATGATGAAGATGATTTTATAAAAGAAAATGTTGGCAATGAATTAGAGAGACAGGCAGATGATTTATTAGAGAGGAATGAAATTATAGAAGAAGATAGTTTTGAAATTGATGATGAGGAAGATAATAAATAA
- the rpoC gene encoding DNA-directed RNA polymerase subunit beta' has translation MPTPSSTKTSFAFNEVVKTPHFDSIKLTLASPDRIHEWSHGEVLKPETINYRTQKPERDGLFCEKIFGPTKDWECYCGKYKRIRYKGIVCDKCGVEVTRKSVRRERFGHIDLATPISHIWFLRGVPSKVGIILDLSIQQLERVIYFANFIVTDVDEELKKDVLNQIKQELKQKIKAIDKKYDVIICDLDSKVEEALKGGDKKEIFKLEDEKNVAIDSKVKENEELNEAAEIAKKELKQLKPLRIISESKYKELSLKYGHIFSADIGAGAVRKLLEKINLQELLEDLNEKIKTSPGSKQKKFIRRIRLIQNFLKNDIRPEWMILTSIPVIPPDLRPMVQLDGGRFATSDLNDLYRRVINRNNRLKRLQDLNAPEVILRNEKRMLQEAVDALIDNNARHGKTVTASTGQKRMLKSLADMLKGKQGRFRRNLLGKRVDYSGRSVIVVGPHLKLDECGLPKTMALELFKPFVIAKLIERELVHNVRSAKRYIDGSSDDVWEILEEITNKSYVLLNRAPTLHRLGIQAFKPRLIEGKAIRLHPMVCSAFNADFDGDQMAVHVPLSKNAIAEARDIMLSTKNLLKPATGDPVVLPTQDMVWGANYLTCIPYEDIPEKDIKIFSDGSTALSAYDLDKIGLQELIKVRINGEILKTSIGRVILNKVLPEKLRFFNEELKAGGIKDMVAKILDLYGDEKTIEFLDRIKKLTLKFITKSGLSWSMSDLPVIKEKGKLIEDANKEVMNIHDLYNSGFLTNRERYVKVIETWTAVKNKITERSKDIFPKYNSIYSMINSGARGSWSQMVQIMGMKGLVISPSGEIIELPIKANFDEGLDVLEYFISTHGTRKGLSDTALRTASAGYLTRRLVDVGQDIMASEADCGDREGRVMNKKESMEMGKTLGSRIKGRFVAEDVKDPNTGELILKKDSLVDKDVANKIDELQIENIRIRSILTCKTLNGVCQKCYGTDLSHNKLVKFGTAVGIMAAQSIGEPGTQLTMRTFHTGGIAGGDITQGLPRVEEILEARNPKMQAVISEIAGKVKISDIEDDAKKKAKLIQIISEENVLESYDLSDGLEVLVKDKQEIKKKQELFRKGDSSVKSINSGVINISKKLLQVIATRPITADYIVSGDVSIWVKNGDMVGAGIQLTEGSINLKRLYKLRGEEEVQKYIIKEIQHIYSSQGQKLNDKHIELVCRQLFSRIYVDDSGDTDFVPGETITRAQFIKANELMKSQNKNEAKGTTLLLGMTKASLTTDSFLSAASFQETARVLINAAIKGQIDKLRGLKENVIIGRLVPAGTGFEERERLAKIEREALEK, from the coding sequence ATGCCAACTCCTTCATCTACAAAAACAAGCTTTGCATTTAATGAGGTCGTAAAAACACCTCACTTTGACTCAATAAAATTAACATTAGCATCACCTGATAGAATACATGAGTGGTCTCATGGTGAGGTGCTAAAACCCGAAACAATAAATTATAGAACACAAAAACCAGAAAGAGATGGTTTGTTTTGTGAAAAAATATTTGGACCTACAAAAGATTGGGAGTGTTATTGTGGTAAATACAAAAGAATAAGATACAAAGGAATAGTTTGTGATAAGTGTGGAGTAGAGGTTACTAGAAAAAGTGTGAGACGTGAACGTTTTGGTCATATAGATCTAGCCACTCCAATTTCTCATATTTGGTTTTTAAGAGGAGTTCCGTCAAAAGTGGGAATAATTTTAGATTTATCAATTCAACAATTAGAGAGAGTTATTTATTTTGCAAATTTTATAGTTACAGATGTAGATGAGGAATTGAAAAAAGATGTTTTGAATCAGATAAAACAAGAATTGAAACAGAAAATAAAAGCTATTGATAAAAAATATGATGTTATTATTTGTGATTTGGATTCAAAAGTAGAAGAAGCATTGAAGGGTGGTGACAAAAAAGAAATTTTTAAATTAGAAGATGAAAAAAATGTAGCAATAGATTCTAAAGTAAAGGAAAACGAAGAATTAAACGAAGCTGCTGAAATAGCAAAAAAGGAATTAAAACAATTAAAGCCACTGAGAATTATATCAGAAAGTAAATATAAAGAACTTTCTCTAAAATATGGTCATATATTTAGTGCTGATATAGGGGCGGGTGCAGTAAGGAAATTGTTAGAAAAAATAAATCTACAAGAATTGTTAGAGGATTTAAATGAAAAAATAAAAACATCTCCTGGTTCAAAACAAAAGAAATTTATAAGAAGAATAAGGTTAATACAAAACTTTTTGAAGAATGATATTCGTCCAGAATGGATGATTTTAACTTCTATACCCGTAATTCCACCAGATTTAAGACCGATGGTTCAACTTGATGGTGGAAGATTTGCAACTTCGGATTTAAATGATTTATACAGAAGAGTAATAAATAGAAATAATAGATTAAAGAGATTGCAGGATTTAAATGCTCCTGAAGTAATTCTCAGAAATGAGAAAAGAATGTTACAAGAAGCGGTTGATGCTTTGATAGATAATAATGCAAGACATGGAAAGACAGTTACAGCATCTACTGGACAAAAGAGAATGTTGAAAAGTTTGGCAGATATGTTAAAAGGTAAACAAGGTAGATTTAGAAGAAATTTGCTTGGTAAAAGAGTTGACTATTCAGGTCGTTCTGTAATTGTGGTTGGTCCACATTTAAAACTTGACGAATGTGGTCTTCCAAAAACTATGGCACTTGAACTTTTCAAACCGTTTGTAATAGCAAAACTTATAGAAAGAGAATTAGTTCATAATGTAAGAAGTGCAAAAAGATATATAGATGGTAGTAGCGATGATGTTTGGGAAATCTTAGAAGAAATAACGAATAAGTCATATGTACTTTTAAATAGAGCTCCTACATTGCATAGATTAGGAATTCAAGCTTTCAAACCAAGACTTATAGAAGGAAAAGCTATAAGGCTACATCCAATGGTTTGTTCTGCCTTTAATGCTGATTTTGATGGAGATCAAATGGCTGTTCATGTGCCACTTTCAAAAAATGCTATAGCAGAAGCTAGAGATATTATGCTTTCAACAAAAAATTTATTGAAACCAGCAACTGGTGATCCAGTAGTTCTTCCAACTCAAGATATGGTTTGGGGTGCAAATTATTTGACATGTATTCCATATGAAGATATACCAGAAAAAGACATAAAAATATTTTCTGATGGATCTACAGCGCTTTCAGCATATGATTTAGATAAAATCGGATTACAGGAATTAATAAAGGTTAGAATAAATGGAGAAATATTAAAAACATCTATTGGAAGAGTTATCTTAAACAAAGTATTACCAGAAAAATTGAGATTTTTTAATGAGGAATTGAAGGCTGGTGGTATAAAAGATATGGTAGCAAAAATTTTGGATTTATATGGTGATGAAAAGACTATAGAGTTTTTAGATAGAATAAAAAAATTGACATTAAAATTTATCACAAAGTCTGGTCTTTCTTGGAGTATGTCAGACCTTCCCGTTATAAAGGAAAAGGGAAAGCTTATAGAAGATGCAAACAAGGAAGTTATGAATATTCATGATTTGTATAATAGTGGATTTTTAACAAACAGAGAAAGATACGTAAAGGTAATAGAAACATGGACTGCCGTAAAAAACAAAATTACAGAAAGAAGTAAGGATATATTTCCAAAGTATAATTCTATTTATTCCATGATTAATTCAGGAGCTAGAGGTTCTTGGTCTCAGATGGTACAGATTATGGGTATGAAAGGTTTGGTTATTAGTCCTTCAGGTGAAATCATTGAACTTCCTATTAAGGCTAATTTTGATGAAGGATTAGATGTTTTGGAGTATTTTATATCTACTCATGGTACTAGAAAAGGACTTTCTGATACTGCTCTTAGAACAGCAAGTGCTGGTTATCTTACAAGAAGATTGGTAGATGTAGGGCAAGATATAATGGCCTCAGAGGCAGATTGTGGAGATAGAGAAGGTAGGGTAATGAACAAAAAAGAGTCAATGGAGATGGGCAAAACTCTTGGAAGTAGAATAAAAGGAAGATTTGTAGCAGAAGACGTCAAAGATCCTAATACTGGAGAACTAATATTGAAAAAAGATTCTTTGGTAGATAAAGATGTTGCAAATAAGATAGATGAGTTACAAATAGAAAATATAAGAATAAGATCAATACTTACATGCAAAACATTAAATGGTGTATGTCAGAAATGTTATGGTACTGATTTGAGTCATAATAAACTTGTAAAATTTGGTACAGCAGTTGGTATCATGGCAGCTCAAAGTATTGGTGAACCAGGTACGCAGCTTACAATGAGAACATTTCATACTGGTGGAATAGCTGGTGGGGATATTACTCAAGGTTTGCCAAGAGTAGAAGAAATTTTGGAAGCTAGAAATCCTAAAATGCAAGCTGTTATAAGTGAAATAGCTGGAAAAGTAAAAATATCTGATATAGAAGATGATGCCAAGAAAAAGGCAAAGTTGATACAGATAATATCAGAGGAAAATGTTCTAGAATCTTATGATTTATCAGATGGTTTAGAGGTGTTAGTAAAAGATAAGCAGGAAATAAAAAAGAAACAAGAATTATTTAGAAAAGGTGACTCTTCCGTAAAGTCAATAAATTCTGGTGTTATAAATATTTCCAAAAAACTTTTACAGGTAATAGCTACAAGACCTATAACCGCAGATTATATTGTCTCAGGTGATGTAAGTATTTGGGTAAAAAATGGTGATATGGTTGGGGCGGGAATACAACTTACAGAGGGTAGTATAAATCTAAAGAGACTTTACAAACTAAGAGGAGAAGAAGAAGTACAGAAATATATTATAAAAGAGATTCAGCATATATATTCTTCTCAGGGTCAGAAATTAAATGATAAACATATCGAACTTGTTTGTCGTCAATTATTTTCTAGAATTTATGTTGATGATTCGGGTGATACTGACTTTGTACCTGGTGAGACAATAACAAGAGCTCAATTTATTAAGGCAAATGAGCTTATGAAGAGTCAAAATAAAAACGAAGCAAAAGGAACAACCCTTTTACTTGGCATGACAAAGGCTTCTCTTACTACCGACTCATTTTTATCAGCAGCATCTTTTCAAGAAACAGCGAGAGTCTTGATAAATGCAGCTATAAAGGGACAAATAGATAAGTTAAGAGGATTAAAAGAGAATGTTATTATAGGAAGACTTGTCCCTGCTGGTACTGGTTTTGAAGAAAGAGAAAGACTTGCCAAAATAGAAAGAGAAGCATTAGAAAAATAG